The genomic region CCAATAGAGATTCATGAAAAATGCCGCTACTAAAAATGCTTTAACCAATGCAATGGAAAGTGCAGTTATTACGTCAAAAGGCGGGGGAATAGCTACAAATTTTGCCAATACTACGGTGAGTATAGTCAAGATAAAAAGTGCAGTTCCAACGGCCCAAAGCTGGCCGGCTGATGAAATATGATGTTCGTGATTATGTGCGCTCATAGTTTAAAATCGTTTAGGATAAAATAATATCTGTCATTCAATGAGGTAAAGCAGGGGAAAGAGGAAGATCCAAATGAGGTCAACCAAGTGCCAATACAGTCCGGTGATTTCCACGGGAGTGTAATATTCACTGTTGAACTCCCCTCGGCGGGCCCGGACGTAAATCCAGGAAATCAACCCAATTCCAATAAGAACGTGCAAAGCGTGAACTCCGGTTAGCATATAATAGATGCTGAAGAAAATAGCCGCTTGTGCGTGCTCAAGACCTTCGTAGGTATAAAATTCACCGGGGAAAATTCCCAAATGAAATTTGTGTGAGTACTCAAACCCTTTAATCACCATAAACACACAGGCGAGTGCAATGGTTATAAGCAGGTTTATCCTGAGTCCTTTCATTTGGTTTTTTTGAGCGGAACGGATTGCCATAGCCACCGTTAAACTACTACCGATCAGAACAACAGTATTTACTGCTCCCCAAAAAGTGTTAAGCTCAAGTGCAGCCATTTGGAATAGTTCCGGATACCATGCCCTATAAATGATATAGGCACAGAATAATCCGCCAAAAAATAAGATTTCGTTTACCAAGAACACCCACATTCCCAGTTTCGCCGTATCAAATTGCTGATCGCTGTCAACAAAATGATGGTGCACATGTGTGGGGGTTGAAGTCGAATGATTCGCCATTTACTTCCCGAGTTGTGTTTTTTGTGTTAACATTTTTATATGTGAATTCTTCTACTGCTTCTAATTTGTCCGAAGCTCTTAATGAGCATCGTGATCATTTGCCAGCCCAAGCTGGAATTCTTCCATGGGTTTGTGATAGTCGTACGGACCATTGATAACCACGGGTGTGTGATCAAAATTATGGAAATCAGGAGGAGAGGTAGATTGCCATTCCAAGCCGCGGCTTCCCCATGGGTTGGAACCGGCTTTTTCTCCGCTCATTAATGATTTTGCCAGGTAGAAGGCGATCAGTAAGAAGCCAACCCCCAGGATGTATGACCCGATGGTTGACGTTTGATGAAATACAGTAAACTGATCAATGTAATTGTAATATCGTCGCGGCATTCCCTGTGATCCCATAATGAATTGCGGGAGAAAGGTTACATTAAAACCGATGAAAATAAGTGCGGCTCCAACTTTTGCCTGAAATTCGTTGTACATCTTACCGGTTATTTTTGGCCACCAATAGTGGAGACCGGCAAGAAATGAAATCAGGGTACCACCCATCATTACATAATGGAAGTGAGCAACCACATAGTAGGTATCATGAAGGTGAATATCTGCAGCAAGTGCTCCAAGCATAATTCCTGTAAAACCACCGATGGAGAATATGAACAAGAATATAAACACATAGATCATCGGTGTTTTCATTTCAATAGAACCTTTGTACAGTGTCGCCACCCAGTTCAGGATCTTAATTCCGGTCGGAATTCCTACGAGGAAGGTCAGGAATGAGAACACCGTAGTTGCCACGGCAGACTGTCCTGAGGTGAACATGTGGTGTCCCCATACCAGGAATCCAATAAAGGCGATAGCCAGGGATGAAAGTGCGATGGCCCAATATCCAAAAATGTGTTTCTTGGAGAAGGTGGTGATCACTTCAGAGATAATCCCAAAGGCCGGTACAATCATAATATATACCGCGGGGTGGGAGTAAAACCAGAAGAAATGCTGAAATAAAACCGGGTCACCGCCCAGGGCCGGATCAAAAATTCCTATACCGAGCGCGCGCTCCATGGTAAGAAGCAAAACGGTAATGGCTAATACGGGAGTCGCAAGTACCTGAATAATACTGGTGGCATATAATGCCCATAAGTTTAAAGGAAGTTTACCCCAGGTAATGCCGGGAGCCCGTAACTTGTGAATGGTGGCGATAAAGTTAGTACCGGTTAATATGGATGAAAATCCAAGTATGAAGACCCCAAGAGTTACCCATATTACACTCGATGAAGATTCGGTACTGTACGGAGTGTAGAAGGTCCAGCCGGTATCCAATCCATTGTTGGCAAGAGCAATGAACGTAAAAATGGCTCCGATAACATAGATATAAAAACTGGCAAGGTTAAGCCTTGGGAAGGCTACATCCTTTGCTCCAAGCTGCATGGGGAGCACAAAGTTTCCCAGTGCAGCCGGGATGGAGGGGATGAGCACGAAGAATACCATGATTGCTCCGTGGAGCGTGAAGAACTGATTGTAGGTATCCGCCTCAATGAAAGTTTTAGCCGGTGTTAACAGCTCCGTTCTCAAGAGAAGGGCAAGAATACCTCCCAATAGGAAAAAGAAGGTAACCGAACCCAGGTACATGATCCCGATTTTCTTGTGGTCCACGGTAGTCATCCATGCCCAAAGACCTTTTTCATCCGTCAGATAGGTGTTTTTAGGGCTTTCGGATGGCTTAAACCGTTTTACCTTTAATGTTTTTTTATTTCCGGTTGACGCCGGGGTTACTTCAGCTGTTGACATATTAATCTTCTAAAGTTTTTATGTATTCAATAATATCGGAGATGTCGTCATCACTCAGGCGACCCTCATAGCTAACCATTTGGTTTTGGAATCCCTCTACAATTTTTGCTGAAGGATCAAGAATTGATTCGCGAATGTAATTTTCATCGGCGGTAACTGATGAGGCGCTTTCAAAATTTCTTTCACTGCCCCATAGCCCCTGGAAGCTTGGCCCAATTTTATCAGAGCCATCTACAGAGTGGCAGGTTACACAGCCTTGAATGCTGATCAGGTTTTCACCACGTTCTACCGGTGTTCCCCCACTTCCGCTGCCTTGTTCTGCCAGCCAGGCATCAAAGTCTTCTTTAGTATGAACAATGACTTTGGCTAACATATCGGAGTGGGAGGTACCGCAGTACTCGGTACAAAAAACCTGCGACTCCCCGGGTTCTTCAGCCTGAAACCAGACATAAGTATATCGATTGGGAAGCACATCTTGTTTAATTCGATAATCAGGTACGAAAAAAGAATGAAGCACGTCTTCTGACTGCATCACCATTTTAATGGGCTTTCCGGCCGGTACGTGCAGTTCATTACCTACCTGGGCTCCGGTATCGTATTTGAAAGTCCAACCCCATTTGTACGCAGAAACTTGAATTTCGTAGGCATTATCCGGAACGGTTTTAAGATTCAGCCATCCTTTATAACCCCATCCAAAAACAACAAAAACCAATAAAAGCGGAATGACCGACCAGGTAACTTCCAGTTTGTTGTTGTGGGTGATTAGCGGAGTTTCATCATCGTCAGATCTGCGCTTATATTTAATTGCAAAATAGATCATTGCAATGGTAACACCGCCAAGGATAATGAAACTTGCGATGTGGATGAAAGCCATCAGCGCATCCGTACTTGCTCCCGTCATTGGAGATTTAAGTTCCGGGAGCATAAAATCGAATAAACTGCCCATTAGTTAAATTCAGTTTTAGAGTTTTGATTTTTTCGTTTTTCACGAAGCCAAAGCGAGCCTAAGAATATACCGAGAATAATCAGTGTAGCCAAGCCGCCAAGCTTCATAATATTAATTGCTACCGGTGCATAACTGCCGGAATCAGGATCATATTGGTAACAGTACATCACTACTTTATCGATGGTGTTGCCAATCTTTCCATCCGCAGATTCATATAAGGCACTGCGCACATTAAATTCATCATAGGAAATCCCGTACAGGTAACGGGTTATTTTCCCATCGGGACTCAAGAGCATAATTGCCGCACTGTGGGCAAATTCTCCGGTGTCCTCAATTTCTTTGTATCGAAACCCAACGGCTTCAACTACTTTATCAATCTGGCTTTTTTTGCCGGTCAAAAAATACCATCCGGCCTTTGTGGTCGAATCCATTTGGCTGAGGTAATTCTCTTTTGATCGTGCCGCCAGTTCAGCATCTTCCTCAGGGTCGATGCTGATTGAAATAACAATAAATTCTTTACCCGGCTTCCACACCATATCTTCGATTACATTTATGGTTCCGTCAAGAACCAATCCGCATAACATCGGACATTCGTAATACAATGGATTCAGTAAAACCGGTTTTCCATCTTCCAATAAATCACCTAACAGAACACTATCACCGTTAGAATCAGCAAACTTAGCATCCAAAGGGATATACTCTCCCAGATGTTCATCGATGCCAAGATTTTGCAGCGCATCCGGTTGTTCACGATTTAACTGCGCATAAGCAGGTTGTGAAGTCAGAAACACTGCAAGCAAAATAATTGCGTACAGTGTAAAACGTCTCATAGATTGAAATTTACTGGTCTGTGGCTATTCTGCTAATAGCGCTGTCAATAGGAATTCTGTAAATACCTTCTTCAAGGTCAACTACACCAAAACTGTTCAGTTCTTGCTCTTGCTGAGCTTTTAATTCTGAATAGTCAGAAACAGAGCTTTGTGATGAAACTTGTTTTTGAGCTTCGAAGAGGCTGTATTGTGAAAAATAAACTAAACCAATAACAAAAATGATAACCAATGAGGTTCCAAGGGTTGACCAGAAAATCAGTTTCTTATAATTGAGTGTATCACTCATTACACCATGGCCAACAGCATAAGCAAACTCTTCGTCTTCGGTAGTGATGTCTACATCTTCAACCAGGGAATCATCAGCTTCAACAGCTGTTTCCGTACCAAATATTTTAGCAGCTTCTTCATGCAACTGGGCCGCCCAGGCGATAACCTGATCTTCAGATACATTGTGTTTTTCTGCAACTTTCTCAATTACAGAACGGCCCTGTGCTACGGCTTCGAGTGCTACTTTTGCTTTAAATTCTGAACTATACTTTTCTGCCATCGTTAAATTCGATTATTGGTGATACGATTTTGAGAGACACTCATCCAGCTTCGGATCATTCTTTGGAATCATATCATGTTTCTTGAAAGTGTTGAAGAATAATCCAAAGAAGACGCCTCCTAATCCAAGGAAGGTGGTAATATCCATCCAGCTGAAGTGGATACCATGCTCGGAGAGTACCGGCATTGCGATCCAGTAAATTTCTGCAAAATGGATTACCAATACCAGTACGGATACAGCGCCGAGAATTTTCCGGTTTTTCTTGGCTTCACGGTTCAATAATACCAGGAAGGGAACAGCAAAACGGAATATCAAAAGGCTGTATGCGATATACTTCCAACTTCCTTCCAGGCGGTGGAAATACCACAGGGTTTCTTCAGGCAGATTCGCATAATAAATAAGCATAAACTGACTGAATGCGATATATGCATAAAAAATAGTGAAGGCGAAAAACCAGGCGCCTAAGTCATAAATATGGACCTGACGAATAGTGTCTTTTAAAATACCTTTTCGCTGCATATAAAAAACCAGCAAAATCATAACAGGCCAAAATGCCTGAAAACTGATTGAAAAGAAATACACTCCAAACATGGTGGAAAACCAGTGGGGGTCGAGCGACATTAGCCAGTCGAAACTTGCAAATGCAATAGATAACGCAAAGATAGGAACGCCGGGGGCGCTTACTTTGCGGAGTAACGAAGTGAGTCCCCAATCGCCGGTTTTATCCATCTGTACGGATACTTTATGGAGCTTCCATCCAAAATATCCCCAGATTGCGAAGTAAAGAAACTGACGGGCAATGAAGAAGGGAGAATTCAGATAGGGTGATTTCCCGCTTACAATTTTATCAAAATCAGGGCTTGCATAATCCAGCAGTTCAGGGTGGCTCCAGTGATAGAGGTTATGAATACCCAAAAGGACGGGTATTACAAAAATACCCCAGATCCATAAGTTAGAAGAAAAGGCTTCAGAAATACGTCGAAACACAACTCCCCAGCTGGAGCGGGTGATGTGGTGTAACATCACCATAATAAGGGCGGCAAGAGCAATTCCGGTAAAGAATACAAAACTTACCAGGTAGGAAAAGAAAAACTGGTCAGCATCCAGGAAATATCCAATGATGCTGGCAATGAGGCCAACGGCTCCAATTCCAAAAAGAGCACGAGGAACTTTGCTGTCGGCTGGAAATTGTAAAGAATCTGTTATTGTAGGCTTATGACTCATTTTGTAAGTGAATTAAGCAAAGTTCTTAGTTGTCAAGATTTTTTATATATAGAATAATAGACTCGATTTCAGCATCGGAGAGGTAGCTGTACGAAGCCATAACCCCTTGTTCGAAACCGACCGGTTTTTTGGCATTCGGCTCAACAATAGACTCACGAATGTAGTCTTCATCTTTTGTTATAGTGAGGGTTTCACCGTCTTCGGTTACTACTTCACCTTCACTGCCAAATAATCCTGCCCAAGTCGGGCCAATACCACCGGGCGAGCCATCTTCATTGTGGCAAGTGCCGCAAGCGTTGGCCGTAATAGCTTCTTGTCCTAATTCAACAGAAGCTTGCGGAGCTTCTTCCGGTTCACTCGCCGCTGCAATGGAATCGAGCCTTGCCTGCTCTCCGGAAAACTCATTCTGCAGAGCGGTAATATCTACATCATATTCCTGAAGTTCTTGTTCTGTAATGTTTTGACTTTCCTGAAGGGCACGGATGTATGCAACAATCGCCCAGCGGTCTTCAACCTTAATTTGTGTAGCATAAGACGGCATGGTTCTTACACCGTTATAGATTGCAGAGTACAATTCTCCGTCTGAAAGATCTCTAACACGAGGTTCGTGATAAGAAGGAGCGGGTACATATCCGTAATTTCCTTCCATAATAATACCGTCACCTGCTCCGGTTTGTCCGTGACAGGGAGTACAATAAATTTCGTAACGTTCTTTTCCGCGGTAAAGGAAAGATTTGGTAAGGTCTACAGGGATTTCATCAATGAATTCTCCGTTTTCATCTACTCCTTCATAGTAAGCCCGGTCTGTTTTGGCCAGCCCTCGAGCTACGGTTCCTTCTACAGGCGTGCGCATGGAACGGCCGTCAGCAAAGAAGTTATTGACTTCCTGAGCTTCTTTTCTCGGCTGTTGATCCATATTCATATTGGGATGGATGGGAGGCTTATCTGAAAGTTGCCCCTGGCAGGCAGAAAGAGAAATCCCGAGCGCACAAAGGCCCGCAATTTTAAACATTCCTTTAAAATTCATTCCTGGAAATGATATTTGCGTTTTATTCTTAATCATATACTTCCTCGATGTGGGTAGCACCGGCTTCTTGAAATAATTTCTTTACTTCCGTGCGGTCAAACTTATCGTCTTCAGCTTCTATGTAAGCAAAGAAACCATCATCAGTTGCTTTTTTAAAGCGCTCTACATTAAAAAGAGGGTTGTGAAATTTTGGAAGCCCGTTAAGGAAAAACATTCCGAAAACAGCACCAAATGAAGATAAAAGTACCGTTAGCTCAAAAGTAATAGGCACCCACGCCGGTGCATTAAAAAATGGCTTACCGCTGATGTTCATTGGATAATCCACTACCGACATGAAATACATCATGGCAATAGCACCTGAAAATCCGATTAAAGCATGACCAAAAACAATCCAGCCTAATTTAGATTTTTCCAGCTTCATGGCTTTGTCCATTCCATGAATAGGAAATGGGCTGAACGTGTCAAACTTGCTAAAACCGGACTTTGACATTGTTTTGGCAACATCCGTCAGTTCTTTCGGATTCTTAAATTCGGCCAGAATACCGTATAAATTTTGTTGTTCAGTTGTACTCATAATCTTTAAACCTTCTCTGATTGAGGTTTGGGTACTTCAATTTTTGGCTTGTGATATTCACCGGTTTCCTCGTCATAATTGTGAGGATCAGCCTGGGGAATTACCGCTTTAATTTCTGCGAGTGCAACCATTGGCAGGAAGCGCAAGAACAGGAGGAACATGGTGAAAAACAGTCCAAATGTTCCAACGTAAGTTAAAACGTCCCAGATGGTTGGTGAATAATAATCCCAGCTTGACGGCAGGTAATCGTTTGCCAGTGAAGTAACCGTAATTACAAATCGTTCAAACCACATACCGATGTTCACGACAATGGAAATAAAGAAGGTGAACCCGACGCTGCGGCGTAATTTCTTAGACCAGAAGAACTGAGGGGACAACACGTTACAAGTCATCATCGCCCAATATGCCCATGCATACGGACCGGTTGCTCTCAGCATAAAAATAGCTTTTTCGTATTCAACGCCACTGTACCAGGCCATAAAGAACTCCATCATATAGGCAAAACCTACCATTGAGCCGGTTACCAGGATAATGATATTCATTTTTTCCATGTGATCGTCAGTCATAATTTCTTTCATCCCGTAAATTTTGCGGGCTACGATCATCAGGGTCAGCACCATCGCGAATCCGGAGAAGATAGCACCGGCAACGAAATAGGGAGGGAAAATAGTAGTGTGCCATCCCGGAATCATGGAAACGGCAAAGTCAAAGGATACAATGGTGTGAACCGAAAGTACCAGAGGAGTAGCCAAACCGGCTAAAATCATATAAGCTTTCTCGTAATTCCACCAGTGGCGGTTAGAGCCCGTCCAGCCCATAGCAAAAATACCATATGCTACTTTTCTGATTTTGTCAGTAGCGCGGTCGCGAATGGTTGCAAGATCGGGAACCAAACCAACATACCAGAACAAAAGGGATACGGTGAAATAGGTAGAAACCGCAAATACATCCCACAGAAGGGGAGAGTTGAAGTTAGGCCACATAGCCATTTGGTTGGGAATCGGAAACACCCAATAAATAGCCCAAATACGACCTACGTGAATGGCCGGGAATACCCCGGCACACATTACGGCAAAGATGGTCATTGCTTCCGCAAAACGGTTAATGGCAGTACGCCAATCCTGACGGAAGAGGAAGAGAATAGCTGAAATCAGCGTTCCGGCGTGTCCAATACCAACCCACCATACAAAGTTGATAATAGCCCAACCCCATCCAACGGGATTGTTAAGGCCCCAGATTCCGGTTCCTTCCCAAATTAAATACCCAATGGCTACTACCATAGTCATTAGCAGTGCATTGGCACCAATCATGGCCAAGTACCATGTTTTTGGTGTAGGACGTAAATTTATATCAGTAACCAGTCGTGTAAGGCTCGCAAAATCGTGATTGCCTTTTACAAGAGCGGGTTCCGGTACGTATTGGTATTTACTCATGTTTTGGATGTATTCCTGATTAATATCTTAAGCCAAAGCCGGGTTTGGGTTCGTAAGTTTTGCCATATATGATGTTCTCGGACGTGTATTCAGCTCCTCGAGCATCTGGAAGTTTCGTTCGTTGCGTTTCATCTGTGCTACTTCGCTGTTATCGTCGGTTAAGTCCCCGAAATAAATAGCATCAGCAGGACAAGCTTGCTGACAAGCTGTTTTAACAGTACCATCGGCCGGTTTTGGTGAGCCGGTTTCTTTTTTAGCTTCAATTTTGGCACGATTTACACGCTGTACGCAATACGTACATTTTTCCATTACACCACGGAAGCGAACAGTTACTTCCGGATTCATCGCCATTTGGATGATATCGGGATCGTCGCCGGTGGTTATATATTCTTTTGGATAGTTGAAGAAGTTGAATCGGCGAACTTTATACGGGCAGTTATTAGCGCAGTAACGGGTTCCGATACAGCGATTATAAGCCATTTGGTTCATGCCGTCTTCACTGTGGGTGGTTGCCGCAACCGGGCAAACCTGCTCACAAGGAGCCAGTTCACAATGCATACAAGGTACCGGTTGGTGAACGGCTTGGGGTGAATCCGGATCATCGCCGACATAATAGCGGTCGTTACGAATCCAGTGCATCTCACGGCCGCGTTTCACTTCTTTCTTCCCTATTACAGGAATATTGTTTTCAGACTGACAAGCAATCACACATACTCCGCAACCAAAGCAAGAGTTAAGGTCGATAGCCATACCCCATTGTGGTTCATGGTCGGGGTAGGTTTGCTCGTCGAACAAGGAAATAGGTTGATCTTCATCCATCTCCGCTGCTTCTTTCATTCCCGGAACAGGATAAGTATGTACCGATTCAAAAGAAGCAAAATCCGGTTTCTCTTTATATTCTGTAAGGGTAGCCTGCCGGTACATGTCACGGCTTTCAAGGCTGTGGTGGTCCTGAACGCAGGCAATTTCATATTTTCCGGCAGCTTTGGAAACTTCTGCTGAACTATATAACATATTTTCAGTTCCCCTGAGCGGATATACATCCACACCGCCTGCGGTATAATCAATATATGAACTGGCTACTCGCCCAATTCCATCACGGCCGTATCCTGTAGTAAGTGTGATGGCATCATCCACGTGCCCGGGTTGAATCCAAGCCGCAATCTTAATGGATTTCCCATTTACATTGATCTCAACAAGATCCGTAGTATCGTTACTGGAACTGAATTCGCTTACACCTAATTTCTCAGCAGTGGCCGGGCTCATAAGTGCCACATTATCCCAGGTGATCTTGGTCATTGGGTCAGGCAGTTCCTGAAGCCAGCCTAAGTTGGCATAACGCCCGTCATATAAAGTAGCATCCGGGCGGATTACCACTTCAATACCTGAAGTAGCAGAAACATTGGCCGTGGCTCGGTTCATTGCAGAAGCAAAACCGGAGCTTAACCGAACATTTACAGCATTAAAGTTCCCGGTGGTATCAATTCCATCGTGAAGGATTTTTGTCCAGCTATTATCAAAGCCGGAACGGTAGAATCCACGGAAAGTATTTTGAACCAGGCCATAACCTTGCTCTAAAGATCCGTTTACAATGGTATTTAAAAATTCAATTTCACTCAGACCGTCATGCAGCGGTTGAATTTGCGGCTGAATCACAGAACGTGCTCCGCCATAAGAATATCCGTCGCCCCAGGCTTCCAGGAAGTGTGCACGGTTTACGTGCCAGTTTACTTTTTTGGAAGTCTCATCCACATAATCAGAAAGATTGACTACGGTTTCAACTTTTGAGAGTGCATTTTCAAAATTAAGATCAGCGGGAGCGGTAAATACGGGATTTACACCTACCATAACTACGGTATCGATATTACCGGCTTCCATCTCAGAAACTACTTCAGCGAAGGCAGCATTACTGCTCTGGCGGTCCACATGCGGAACTTCAAGATAGTTAACGGTACTTCCAACATTGCCTAAAGCCTGATTAATGGCCGCAACCACTGCATGTACTTCCGGTTTGTGTTGACTTCCGGCCGAGAGAGCAGCGTTTCCGGCATTAGCTGCCAGCTCATCTGCTAAAACAGTGATCCATCGATGATCAGAAAATTCATTTGAATATCCGCTAAAAACACTTAATCCGTTAATACGGGTGGAAAGTGCGGCTGCCAGGGCATAAGTAAATGCCTCCATTTGGCTGGCTTTGATTCTCAAGCGGTGATCGGCATAAGAGCCGGTCAAAGAGAAAGAGTCCTCAACCGAATAAATACGGTTCATCTCCCCATCAGTACCAGTTACTTTTCTGCGAGAGGAAACCTGTTTGGCGTACTCTACATTATTAGGATGGGTAGAACTCATGAAGTCATCGTTTAAAGAGATGATGACATCAGCATTTGTAAAATTGTAGTGAGAACGTAACCGGCCGCCAAATGCGATACGATTTCCTTCCAACACATTGTCCTCGCCAAAAGGCTCATATGTAACCCAACTTGCATTGCTGAATTTGGCAAGTGCCTGCTCCTTTATACTGTTATAAGTAGGAGAGGAGTTTGCTTCCGAAATAAAGGCAATGCGCTGATTGGTGTTGGCAAAATGAGAACTTGCAAAGGCTTCAAAATCTTCAGCTGTGGCTTTGTTTCCATTATTTAATGGAGAACGTGAACGGTCAGGATCATAAAGACCGAGAATGGCCGCTTGATTGTAAATACTGGTTCCGCCTTTGCTGGCAGGGTGAAGGTCATTTCCTTCAAGTTTGGTTGGGCGGCCTTCGTGGTTTTCCGCAATTAAGCCCACCAGGTTGCCTTGAACGGGCATGGCCGTTGCATAATATAAAGGTACGCCCGGCACTACATCTTCCGGCTGCTTGGAGTAAGGTAAAATCTTTTGAACCGGTCGGCGACAAGCTGCTAATCCGGCCAGGGCTACAGAAGCTCCCATGACGCGGAGAAAACCCCGGCGCGAAACACCGTCGGTCAGTTCAGTAGCATTTTCCGGGAATTCTCGCTCAGCAAATTTCTGATACTCTTTATTATTAGCTAATTCACTTAAGCTTTTCCAGTATGTGGTTTCTTTAACTTCTTCGCTCATCTGTTGATCTGTAATTTCTGAATCCTTCATTATTAATAATGACAACCCTGGCAGTAGGTTGGAGCATGAATATTTTGTTTATCTACCAATTCTTTTCCAACCTCTAACTGATTTTCAATTTTGTATCCCATGGTAGTAACTTCGTCAACGGGACGTATATATTTCTCGGGTTCGCGGTGACAATCCAGGCACCAGCTCATGCTCAGCGGCTCTGCTTGATATACGACTTCCATTTTATCCACTCTTCCATGACAGCTTTCGCAACCTACGCCAACACTTACGTGAGCGGAGTGATTGAAATAGGCATAATCAGCGAGGTTGTTCACCCGAATCCATTCAATGGCTTTACCGGTTTCCCAACTTTCACGGACTAATTCGAGATTCTCGCTGTCAGTCAAAACCTGATTGTGACAATTCATACAGGTTTGGGTAGCAGGAATGTTAGCCTGCTTAGAATCAAAAACACTGGTGTGGCAATATTGACAATCAAGCCCGAGTTGATCAACGTGTACCTTGTGGCTGTAGGGTACCGGCTGTTCCGGAGCATAGCCCACATCAGTATATTCAGGAGAGAAAAAATACCAAACACCAAAAATAGTAGCGTTCAGCAGTATGATTAATCCAATTAAAATTTTTCGGGGAACCTGATTTGTCCACTTTGGGAAAATCTGCGCCATAAAGATTGCTGATTTAGGTTTACGTATAGAGCAATATTTGCTCCCGTTCAGAAGCCGCGCAAATCTATAAATTTTTTCAATGGAAATTGAAGAAAAACGACGAACAGTCTTTTATTTAAAACAATTCTAAATAGATTTACTTTGACTTCTCAATCTACTTGAGATTGAATGGCTGAAAAGATAGTACACATTTGACAAAAATGCCGAAAAAGGAATTGAAATTTTACATGCTTCGGTTTGGCATGTTTTAACATTGTCTGGCAAAGATATAGTAGCATGATTTTGTGGCAGAAGAGTAAAACTTTGCGAACCTTTAAAAAACTGAGATGAAATCAGTGCGAGGAAAGGGCATACCTTAATATTAGTAATGTGGGTGAGTGCGGTTGAATTTTTTGATTGCCATATTCTCCAAAACCCTCACCCTATTCCTCCGGTATGCCTGAATAATTTTCCAAACCATTTCACCGCCGCAAGGAAAGGGGACGCATTGGGTAAATTTATTACTAAATTAAAGCAGGGTTAAAAACCCAAATCAGTTCAATATTTCATGTTCGGCGCTCGATGTTCTTTAGGAGTTTCTCTCTCATGCAAGGTACAGCCACAGTAGGGAGGGCAGGGGCTGGGTCGTCTGGCGAAATGGCATTATAGTTAGCTTTGCTTGCAGAAAATTAACATAAACCTGCGACCATCCCCCCAATCCGTGTATCATTCCTGTTCGTGTTTTTGAACTTTCGTGGTAAATCAAAAAGTCTAGCCTCTGGTATTGTTGAGAAGATGGGATATGCAACCCTTT from Gracilimonas sp. harbors:
- a CDS encoding DUF3341 domain-containing protein produces the protein MSTTEQQNLYGILAEFKNPKELTDVAKTMSKSGFSKFDTFSPFPIHGMDKAMKLEKSKLGWIVFGHALIGFSGAIAMMYFMSVVDYPMNISGKPFFNAPAWVPITFELTVLLSSFGAVFGMFFLNGLPKFHNPLFNVERFKKATDDGFFAYIEAEDDKFDRTEVKKLFQEAGATHIEEVYD
- the nrfD gene encoding NrfD/PsrC family molybdoenzyme membrane anchor subunit: MSKYQYVPEPALVKGNHDFASLTRLVTDINLRPTPKTWYLAMIGANALLMTMVVAIGYLIWEGTGIWGLNNPVGWGWAIINFVWWVGIGHAGTLISAILFLFRQDWRTAINRFAEAMTIFAVMCAGVFPAIHVGRIWAIYWVFPIPNQMAMWPNFNSPLLWDVFAVSTYFTVSLLFWYVGLVPDLATIRDRATDKIRKVAYGIFAMGWTGSNRHWWNYEKAYMILAGLATPLVLSVHTIVSFDFAVSMIPGWHTTIFPPYFVAGAIFSGFAMVLTLMIVARKIYGMKEIMTDDHMEKMNIIILVTGSMVGFAYMMEFFMAWYSGVEYEKAIFMLRATGPYAWAYWAMMTCNVLSPQFFWSKKLRRSVGFTFFISIVVNIGMWFERFVITVTSLANDYLPSSWDYYSPTIWDVLTYVGTFGLFFTMFLLFLRFLPMVALAEIKAVIPQADPHNYDEETGEYHKPKIEVPKPQSEKV
- a CDS encoding TAT-variant-translocated molybdopterin oxidoreductase, which translates into the protein MSEEVKETTYWKSLSELANNKEYQKFAEREFPENATELTDGVSRRGFLRVMGASVALAGLAACRRPVQKILPYSKQPEDVVPGVPLYYATAMPVQGNLVGLIAENHEGRPTKLEGNDLHPASKGGTSIYNQAAILGLYDPDRSRSPLNNGNKATAEDFEAFASSHFANTNQRIAFISEANSSPTYNSIKEQALAKFSNASWVTYEPFGEDNVLEGNRIAFGGRLRSHYNFTNADVIISLNDDFMSSTHPNNVEYAKQVSSRRKVTGTDGEMNRIYSVEDSFSLTGSYADHRLRIKASQMEAFTYALAAALSTRINGLSVFSGYSNEFSDHRWITVLADELAANAGNAALSAGSQHKPEVHAVVAAINQALGNVGSTVNYLEVPHVDRQSSNAAFAEVVSEMEAGNIDTVVMVGVNPVFTAPADLNFENALSKVETVVNLSDYVDETSKKVNWHVNRAHFLEAWGDGYSYGGARSVIQPQIQPLHDGLSEIEFLNTIVNGSLEQGYGLVQNTFRGFYRSGFDNSWTKILHDGIDTTGNFNAVNVRLSSGFASAMNRATANVSATSGIEVVIRPDATLYDGRYANLGWLQELPDPMTKITWDNVALMSPATAEKLGVSEFSSSNDTTDLVEINVNGKSIKIAAWIQPGHVDDAITLTTGYGRDGIGRVASSYIDYTAGGVDVYPLRGTENMLYSSAEVSKAAGKYEIACVQDHHSLESRDMYRQATLTEYKEKPDFASFESVHTYPVPGMKEAAEMDEDQPISLFDEQTYPDHEPQWGMAIDLNSCFGCGVCVIACQSENNIPVIGKKEVKRGREMHWIRNDRYYVGDDPDSPQAVHQPVPCMHCELAPCEQVCPVAATTHSEDGMNQMAYNRCIGTRYCANNCPYKVRRFNFFNYPKEYITTGDDPDIIQMAMNPEVTVRFRGVMEKCTYCVQRVNRAKIEAKKETGSPKPADGTVKTACQQACPADAIYFGDLTDDNSEVAQMKRNERNFQMLEELNTRPRTSYMAKLTNPNPALA
- a CDS encoding cytochrome c3 family protein, with the protein product MAQIFPKWTNQVPRKILIGLIILLNATIFGVWYFFSPEYTDVGYAPEQPVPYSHKVHVDQLGLDCQYCHTSVFDSKQANIPATQTCMNCHNQVLTDSENLELVRESWETGKAIEWIRVNNLADYAYFNHSAHVSVGVGCESCHGRVDKMEVVYQAEPLSMSWCLDCHREPEKYIRPVDEVTTMGYKIENQLEVGKELVDKQNIHAPTYCQGCHY